A genomic window from Balaenoptera acutorostrata chromosome 20, mBalAcu1.1, whole genome shotgun sequence includes:
- the LOC130705812 gene encoding leucine-rich repeat-containing protein 37A-like isoform X2, which yields MKRRVRKVRPHTRQPQIFSQFGLLYSVRVFPNAAVAGPVFYAIIEVYSARDAHRAQKACDQKQLFQTSPVKIYSHRIAKGEDKKRSRRGFFRFLLRKRSSGESESQEGFFGRRRPLWLRDVYRPLNATRKENMAQKLHDRESSDEDEMYFYKDVP from the exons ATGAAGAGGCGGGTGAGGAAAGTGAGACCGCACACGAGACAGCCACAGA TCTTCTCCCAGTTTGGCCTTCTGTATTCGGTCCGAGTCTTCCCAAACGCAGCAGTGGCCGGTCCTGTGTTCTATGCCATCATCGAGGTTTATTCAGCAAGGGATGCCCACAGAGCCCAAAAGGCATGCGACCAGAAGCAGCTTTTTCAGACATCTCCAGTGAAG aTTTATTCTCATCGAATTGCAAAAggggaagataaaaaaagaagcagaag GGGCTTTTTTCGATTTCTGCTGCGTAAGAGAAGCTCAGGGGAAAGTGAGAGTCAG GAGGGCTTTTTCGGGAGAAGGCGGCCACTTTGGCTTAGGGATGTGTATAGGCCTCTCAACGCCACACGCAAGGAAAACATGGCACAAAAGCTACACGACAGGGAGTCTTCTGATGAGGATGAGATGTACTTCTATAAGGATGTACCATAA
- the LOC130705811 gene encoding RAD52 motif-containing protein 1-like produces the protein MVVLVPFVVPIVGDKTLLVWELSCGPTAEALQHSLFTDFSQFGLLYSVRVFPNAAVAGPVFYAIIEVYSARDAHRAQKACDQKQLFQTSPVKVRLGTRHKAVQHNTLAPNSSRCQELANYYFGFNGWSKRIIKRWCCPPTSAGVLELAWLRKEPLGSLSFLMKRKVTQKLAIQKAMTDAFQKLLIVVLESGKIAVAYRPCEEVTDDARTEEELQDLIQVSYFSCQPCGQRGEECLSDLSFEEEEFTLPELD, from the exons ATGGTGGTGTTGGTACCTTTTGTGGTTCCCATCGTGGGTGACAAAACCTTGCTGGTGTGGGAGCTGAGCTGTGGACCCACGGCCGAGGCCTTGCAA CATTCTCTGTTCACAGACTTCTCCCAGTTTGGCCTTCTGTATTCGGTCCGAGTCTTCCCAAACGCAGCAGTGGCCGGTCCTGTGTTCTATGCCATCATCGAGGTTTATTCAGCAAGGGATGCCCACAGAGCCCAAAAGGCATGCGACCAGAAGCAGCTTTTTCAGACATCTCCAGTGAAG GTTCGTCTCGGCACCAGACATAAGGCGGTTCAACATAATACGCTTGCCCCAAACAGCTCCAGATGCCAAGAATTGGCAAATTACTACTTTGGTTTCAATGggtggtcaaaaaggatcatCAAG AGGTGGTGTTGCCCTCCCACGAGTGCAGGAGTCCTGGAGTTGGCATGGCTGAGGAAGGAACCTTTGG GGTCATTATCATTCCTTATGAAAAGGAAGGTAACCCAGAAGCTTGCTATTCAGAAGGCTATGACAGATGCATTCCAGAAACTGCTGATTGTGGTTTTAG AAAGTGGTAAAATAGCTGTGGCATATAGACCCTGTGAAGAGGTCACCGATGATGCTAGAACCGAAGAGGAACTACAGGATTTAATTCAA GTCAGCTACTTTTCTTGTCAGCCGTGTGGCCAAAGGGGAGAAGAATGCCTCTCAGACTTGAGCTTTGAGGAGGAAGAGTTCACATTGCCAGAACTGGACTAG
- the LOC130705812 gene encoding RAD52 motif-containing protein 1-like isoform X1 codes for MVVLVPFVVPIVGDKTLLVWELSCGPTAEALQHSLFTVFSQFGLLYSVRVFPNAAVAGPVFYAIIEVYSARDAHRAQKACDQKQLFQTSPVKIYSHRIAKGEDKKRSRRGFFRFLLRKRSSGESESQEGFFGRRRPLWLRDVYRPLNATRKENMAQKLHDRESSDEDEMYFYKDVP; via the exons ATGGTGGTGTTGGTACCTTTTGTGGTTCCCATCGTGGGTGACAAAACCTTGCTGGTGTGGGAGCTGAGCTGTGGACCCACGGCCGAGGCCTTGCAA CATTCTCTGTTCACAGTCTTCTCCCAGTTTGGCCTTCTGTATTCGGTCCGAGTCTTCCCAAACGCAGCAGTGGCCGGTCCTGTGTTCTATGCCATCATCGAGGTTTATTCAGCAAGGGATGCCCACAGAGCCCAAAAGGCATGCGACCAGAAGCAGCTTTTTCAGACATCTCCAGTGAAG aTTTATTCTCATCGAATTGCAAAAggggaagataaaaaaagaagcagaag GGGCTTTTTTCGATTTCTGCTGCGTAAGAGAAGCTCAGGGGAAAGTGAGAGTCAG GAGGGCTTTTTCGGGAGAAGGCGGCCACTTTGGCTTAGGGATGTGTATAGGCCTCTCAACGCCACACGCAAGGAAAACATGGCACAAAAGCTACACGACAGGGAGTCTTCTGATGAGGATGAGATGTACTTCTATAAGGATGTACCATAA